A DNA window from Clostridium pasteurianum contains the following coding sequences:
- a CDS encoding transglycosylase domain-containing protein yields MVRKKAKKIGIIKRLLLWILALILIFSAIVYFKYSSTVKTLYHNASVKVNNCSDKTFKDNAYSLNNGRSLYLQSQEIPDNVKNAFVSIEDKSFYKHGGVSIQAVLRAVYSYFANGGKITQGGSTITQQLARNVFLNFDKDYKRKIEEMFIAINLEKKFTKDQILEFYINNINFSNGAYGIEAASEKYFSTDCKNLNISQICLLVAIPNSPEYYNPIKHLNNTIMRRNLILKKMREYDYITEKQYQDAVNYKIVLTYKK; encoded by the coding sequence ATGGTTAGGAAAAAAGCTAAGAAAATCGGGATAATAAAACGTTTACTGTTATGGATTTTAGCACTAATTTTAATTTTTAGCGCAATTGTCTATTTTAAATATTCTTCAACAGTTAAGACTTTGTATCATAATGCTAGTGTGAAAGTAAATAATTGTTCGGATAAGACCTTTAAAGATAATGCATATTCTTTGAACAATGGTAGATCATTATACTTGCAATCTCAAGAGATTCCGGATAATGTAAAGAATGCATTTGTTTCTATTGAAGATAAAAGTTTTTATAAACATGGAGGCGTAAGCATACAAGCTGTTCTTAGAGCTGTATATTCATACTTTGCAAATGGCGGTAAGATAACCCAAGGGGGTAGTACTATTACTCAGCAATTGGCACGAAATGTGTTTTTGAATTTTGATAAAGACTACAAAAGAAAAATAGAAGAGATGTTTATTGCAATTAATCTTGAAAAAAAGTTTACGAAAGATCAAATATTGGAGTTCTACATAAACAATATTAATTTTAGTAATGGTGCATATGGTATCGAAGCAGCTTCAGAGAAGTATTTTAGTACGGATTGCAAAAATTTAAATATTTCTCAAATATGCTTATTAGTTGCTATACCTAATAGTCCGGAGTATTATAATCCTATAAAGCATTTAAATAATACAATAATGAGAAGGAATTTAATATTAAAAAAAATGAGAGAATATGATTATATAACTGAAAAGCAGTATCAGGATGCTGTAAATTATAAGATAGTTTTAACTTATAAGAAATGA
- a CDS encoding glycerophosphodiester phosphodiesterase family protein, translating into MKRKLCIVCLIFMIGIPILLTRVSKYDRIPHSRPIKIVLKKGISEQIKRKNRLRQIRAEKIYLYNTLPEIRRAKVIAHRGQGFGGQENSLGALEDSMKAKVDYAEIDVQETRDGKVVLMHDENLKRLTGLSADVNHLTYKQIERLNIAPPLHRNDVVRIPTLDRVIKKCNNRLNLIIEIKPYGNTEDLTNKVVKIIEDNNYVNQCKIHSVSYGILLQVKRLNPNIQTGIIVCGRTSGLCSMNVDFYSIEDDVLNKNLVNDIHAVNRKVYAWTVDGKAGVNNMLGLDVDGIISNKPRLLMNIKKKKVIHKI; encoded by the coding sequence ATGAAAAGAAAATTATGTATAGTTTGTCTTATTTTTATGATTGGAATACCAATTCTTCTAACTAGAGTCAGTAAGTATGATAGAATTCCCCATAGTAGGCCTATTAAAATTGTTTTAAAGAAGGGTATTTCAGAGCAAATTAAAAGAAAAAATAGATTAAGACAGATTAGAGCTGAAAAGATTTATTTATATAATACATTACCTGAAATTAGAAGAGCAAAGGTAATTGCCCATAGGGGACAGGGATTTGGTGGACAAGAAAATTCACTAGGAGCTCTTGAAGATTCAATGAAAGCTAAAGTGGATTATGCAGAAATTGATGTCCAGGAGACAAGAGACGGAAAAGTAGTATTGATGCATGACGAGAACCTTAAAAGGCTTACTGGTTTAAGTGCGGACGTTAACCATCTCACATATAAACAAATTGAAAGATTAAATATAGCACCGCCGTTACACAGGAATGATGTAGTGAGGATTCCTACACTGGATAGAGTAATAAAAAAATGTAATAATAGGCTCAATTTAATAATAGAAATAAAACCATATGGGAATACAGAAGATCTTACTAATAAAGTAGTTAAAATTATTGAGGATAACAACTATGTCAATCAGTGCAAAATTCATTCTGTAAGCTATGGAATTCTATTACAGGTTAAAAGGCTAAATCCTAATATACAAACAGGCATTATTGTTTGTGGACGTACAAGTGGTTTATGTTCGATGAATGTGGATTTCTACAGTATAGAAGATGATGTACTAAATAAGAATTTGGTTAATGATATTCATGCTGTAAATAGAAAAGTATATGCTTGGACTGTTGATGGAAAAGCAGGCGTTAATAACATGCTAGGCTTGGATGTTGATGGGATCATATCAAACAAGCCTCGATTGTTAATGAATATAAAGAAAAAGAAAGTTATTCATAAAATATAG